In a single window of the Gossypium hirsutum isolate 1008001.06 chromosome D02, Gossypium_hirsutum_v2.1, whole genome shotgun sequence genome:
- the LOC107927632 gene encoding uncharacterized protein has translation MEIQHFSHHHPLVFIQSHSVASKAALCLVCEKPVEGWSYGCNQCEFYLHKGCAELDLAPKIQNHFHPKHPLTLQPKSRCSWIGKCSLCGKKFGEFVYHCNDCNFHLHINCTLLQSSIAANFPNSLHPHPLHVIQNHNKEAEPDCLGCRKPISGPFYHCSDCTYPTFFNLHKECAELLLEINHPYDRKHPLTLLPQPPTHPQKCSCSSCIIQWKGFVYSCSLCNFDLSLDDFLFSPPTITVASHEHPWMLVSRKMWFVCDFCGTDRDHSPYFCATCHLLVHKNCISLPRHIMITRHRHTISLSYSLRQNQVEDWMCKICYEEVDIRYGNYRCPASRCCYIAHVRCATDKAIWDGTIMPEGYDERSEEVVDEPWNLITDVVEQIRIGELMVASEIKHSYHDHNLRLTFSGKTKDDDSQCDGCTRPLSTPFYRCEQCKFFLHKDCAELPKEMPHPFHMHLLTLVNLQGKLGFSCCCACGRPCQGFSYICYKGYCGYQIDIQCMIFSDTLKHQVMSIHSFFSTTKGERVAVLVSMKRCDFSLDVGCATLPLTAWYKYDRHALTLTFSDDSEPSQLFCDLCEKEREPNRWFYYCADCDNSLHLNCAIGDLPYMKLGNKIEGPRHRHPFNVVKNIWNCPPCKGCGEVCNRQALECKESECNFTVHRNCLLDLRE, from the exons ATGGAAATTCAACATTTCAGCCACCACCATCCTTTGGTCTTCATCCAATCTCACAGTGTTGCAAGCAAAGCAGCTCTTTGCCTTGTGTGTGAGAAACCTGTAGAGGGCTGGAGCTATGGCTGCAATCAATGCGAGTTTTATCTTCACAAGGGATGTGCTGAGTTAGACTTAGCCCCCAAGATTCAGAATCACTTCCACCCTAAACACCCTCTCACTCTTCAGCCAAAATCACGTTGTTCTTGGATAGGAAAATGCAGTTTGTGTGGTAAGAAATTTGGGGAATTTGTTTATCATTGTAATGATTGTAATTTCCATCTGCACATCAATTGTACTTTGCTTCAATCATCCATTGCTGCAAATTTTCCTAATTCTTTGCACCCCCATCCTTTACACGTCATTCAAAATCATAACAAGGAAGCCGAGCCTGATTGCCTGGGGTGTCGGAAACCAATATCTGGTCCATTTTACCACTGTTCAGATTGCACTTATCCTACATTCTTTAACCTTCATAAGGAATGTGCTGAACTACTCCTTGAGATTAATCACCCCTATGACCGTAAGCATCCTCTTACTCTCTTGCCACAACCGCCTACTCATCCCCAGAAATGTAGTTGCTCTTCGTGCATAATCCAATGGAAGGGGTTTGTTTATTCCTGCTCTCTATGCAACTTTGATCTTTCACTTGATGATTTTCTTTTTTCACCACCAACAATCACAGTTGCAAGTCATGAACACCCGTGGATGCTTGTATCTAGAAAAATGTGGTTTGTTTGTGATTTTTGTGGCACTGACAGAGATCACTCCCCCTATTTCTGTGCTACATGTCACCTCCTTGTCCACAAGAATTGCATTTCATTGCCACGCCACATCATGATAACACGACATCGTCACACGATTTCTCTTTCCTATTCTCTTCGACAAAATCAAGTTGAGGATTGGATGTGCAAAATTTGTTACGAGGAAGTTGATATAAGGTATGGCAATTACCGTTGTCCTGCTTCTCGTTGCTGTTATATTGCTCATGTACGTTGTGCAACTGATAAAGCAATTTGGGATGGAACAATTATGCCGGAAGGCTATGATGAGAGGTCTGAGGAAGTGGTGGATGAACCTTGGAATTTGATTACTGATGTTGTTGAACAAATTCGTATTGGAGAGCTAATGGTAGCAAGTGAGATCAAGCATTCCTATCATGATCATAATTTAAGACTCACTTTTAGTGGGAAGACCAAAGATGATGATAGTCAGTGCGATGGGTGCACGAGACCTTTATCAACTCCATTTTATCGTTGTGAGCAATGCAAGTTCTTTCTCCACAAAGATTGCGCTGAATTGCCTAAAGAAATGCCACACCCATTTCACATGCATTTGCTTACTCTCGTGAACTTACAAGGTAAGTTGGGTTTTTCATGCTGCTGTGCTTGCGGTCGTCCGTGTCAAGGATTTAGTTATATATGCTACAAAGGATATTGCGGCTACCAAATTGACATTCAATGTATGATATTTTCGGACACCTTGAAGCACCAAGTCATGAGCATTCACTCTTTCTTTTCCACGACAAAGGGGGAACGAGTTGCAGTGCTTGTTTCA ATGAAGCGCTGTGATTTCAGTTTAGATGTAGGTTGTGCAACACTACCACTCACTGCTTGGTACAAGTATGACAGGCATGCTCTTACTTTGACTTTTTCTGATGATTCTGAGCCTTCTCAACTTTTCTGCGATCTCTGCGAGAAAGAAAGAGAGCCAAATCGTTGGTTTTACTATTGTGCTGATTGTGATAACTCTCTTCATCTCAATTGTGCTATTGGGGATCTCCCAtatatgaagcttgggaacaAAATCGAAGGTCCAAGGCATCGACATCCATTCAATGTTGTGAAAAACATCTGGAATTGCCCTCCATGTAAGGGATGTGGTGAGGTTTGCAATAGGCAGGCCTTAGAATGTAAAGAATCCGAATGCAATTTTACCGTCCATAGGAATTGCCTTTTGGATCTCCGGGAATGA